The Deinococcus arcticus genome contains the following window.
GGCATCAGGTCAGCCTGAAGATGGAGGGCCGCGAGGTCAGCGCCGTGGCCCGCGTGCAGGTGGTGGCGGCGGCGCGCTTTGGCGTGATCAGCGACCTGGACGACACCGTGATCAAGTCGGACGTGACCAGCCTGACGCGCATGCTGAGCACCGTGCTCACCGGCAACGCCCGCACCCGCCTGCCCTTTCCCGGCGTGGGCGCCCTGTACCGGGCCCTGACCCGCGACGGTGAAGCCCGTAACCCCATCTTCTATGTCTCCAGCAGTCCGTGGAACCTGTTCGATCTGCTGTGGCAGTTTCTGGACTACCGGCGCATTCCGCTGGGGCCCATGTTCCTGCGCAACTGGGGCATGGACCTGCTGGGCGGGCACGGCGGGCACAAGCACACGGTCATTGAGCGGATTTTCGAGCGGTTTCCGGACCTGCCCTTTGTGCTGGTGGGCGACAGCGGTGAAAAGGACCCTGAAATCTACGCCGAGGTGGTGCACCGCCACCCCAACCGGGTACTGGCCGTGTACATCCGCGACGTGACCGAGGCCAGCCGCGACGAGGGCGTGCTGAAACTGCGCGAGGAGGTGCGCAAGGCCGGCGTGGACCTTGTGCTGGCCGCCGACAGCCTGAACGCCGCCAGCCACGCCATGGCCATGGGCCTGATCACAGCGGGCGAATACCGCAGCGTGCTCACCAGCGTGGCCCGCACCTACGAAACGTAGGCAATTGAAAGCAGCGAGCGGGGCGGCTGAAGCATGACCAGCCGCCCCGCTGTGCTGGTCAGCGCGCCGCGGCTCCGGCCAGATATGTCTGGGCCTGGGCCACCTCCAGCTGCCACAGGGTGGTGGTGGAGTAGGGGCGGAAGCCCAGTTCCTCGTTGATGCGGCGCATGGCGGCGTTCGTGTCGGCGTTTTCGGTGCGCACAAAGCGGGCTTCGGGGTTGCGGGCCAGGGCGCGCTGCAGGGCGGCGGCCTTCAGCCAGCGCCCCAGGCCCAGGCCACGGGCCTCTGGGCGGACGCCAGTGGCGCCCTGGGCCAGGATGGCTGGGCGCGCGGGGTGCCA
Protein-coding sequences here:
- a CDS encoding App1 family protein encodes the protein MNLVKTAFKTIQPALERAVLVVDRAFSGYVQPRRARGKLILQPYVGWGTPQQVEVTGRVLLPRTLAPARKGDRRLHNARNMLRRLLSREVAGVKVMGTLDGVTVSGVSDSDGYFTLTFHPSSPLGGGWHQVSLKMEGREVSAVARVQVVAAARFGVISDLDDTVIKSDVTSLTRMLSTVLTGNARTRLPFPGVGALYRALTRDGEARNPIFYVSSSPWNLFDLLWQFLDYRRIPLGPMFLRNWGMDLLGGHGGHKHTVIERIFERFPDLPFVLVGDSGEKDPEIYAEVVHRHPNRVLAVYIRDVTEASRDEGVLKLREEVRKAGVDLVLAADSLNAASHAMAMGLITAGEYRSVLTSVARTYET